In Salvelinus namaycush isolate Seneca chromosome 37, SaNama_1.0, whole genome shotgun sequence, the following are encoded in one genomic region:
- the LOC120031480 gene encoding max-binding protein MNT-like, translating into MRLRFLCRIYVLWGFVAVTSSLTKAEKKKATGRRSRQVDNSPDGVWSAWEEWSGCSQSCGVGVSQRTRKCEAPPRPLTPPLSHSPPNWGGSSFLPRRAGGPNHGSVISAIRPFYPPHYSSNQPSQYGGGGGGGTERQPAPFYPPSLPSSNQNPGLSLYRDTPIGGGTGAVPAQSSNPTSPLYRPEFSSPNQEPGSVYRSTSFPAPPSSYSQPAQAARRPANPGTGRVGGSGSRRSVLPNRGALPASRSSSIRPGQFGYGRVPFSLPLHRQNRQARHTEHGNATIATLVLETEGQEGTVVNIDQMDRPGDGEEKRRGEKEREGGKNHKGNKGEREHERREEERKTEGESTESPVAKALLTTTIAKPERNGQRDTDTHRQMDRQRQAAAERGRERGRERERVPSTLPHSHRPSPFQPNHDRIIDRHAPPPLPPLPHPYSPSLSHPYSPPLHHSSPHHRERESPYGFNPQLQSPHPGPPQPNIYPLQHQQHPHPLAEGETGGQRLPPQNYRCSGAEHKYRRCFSQVRAN; encoded by the exons GCGACGGGCAGAAGATCTCGGCAGGTGGACAATAGTCCGGACGGGGTGTGGTCTGCCTGGGAGGAGTGGTCAGGATGTTCTCAGAGCTGTGGAGTGGGCGTGTCACAGAGAACCAGAAAGTGTGAAGCCCCTCCCCGTCCTctaactcctcctctctcccactctcctccaAACTGGGGGGGTTCATCGTTCCTCCCAAGGAGGGCCGGGGGTCCCAACCATGGCTCTGTCATCTCCGCCATCCGCCCCTTCTACCCCCCTCATTACTCTAGCAACCAGCCATCCCAGTACgggggaggaggtgggggagggacagagagacagccagccCCCTTCTATCCCCCCTCACTCCCATCATCCAATCAGAACCCAGGACTGTCTCTCTATCGGGACACTCCTATAGGAGGAGGGACAGGAGCTGTGCCAGCGCAGTCCTCCAATCCCACGTCTCCCCTCTATCGCCCGGAATTCTCATCACCCAATCAGGAACCAGGTTCTGTTTACCGTTCCACCTCATTTCCTGCCCCCCCATCCAGCTACAGCCAACCAGCACAGGCCGCCCGCCGGCCAGCCAATCCTGGAacagggagggtgggaggaagTGGGAGCAGAAGGTCAGTGTTGCCCAATAGGGGGGCTCTGCCTGCTAGTAG gtcctctTCTATCCGTCCGGGTCAGTTTGGTTACGGCAGGGTTCCCTTCTCTCTGCCATTACACCGGCAAAACCGGCAGGCCCGCCACACTGAGCACGGCAATGCTACCATAGCAACCCTGGTACTAGAGACCGAGGGGCAGGAGGGAACTGTTGTTAACATTGACCAAATGGACAGACCCGGAgatggagaagagaagaggaggggagagaaggagagggagggaggcaaaaACCACAAAGGGaacaagggagagagggagcatgagaggagagaggaggagaggaagacagagggggagagtaCGGAGTCACCTGTCGCTAAGGCATTGCTAACAACAACCATAGCTAAACCAGAAAGGAATGGACAGAGGGACACGGACActcacagacagatggacagacagagacaagctGCTgcggagcgagggagggagagagggagagaaagagagagagtgcccTCGACCCTCCCTCACTCACACAGGCCATCTCCCTTCCAGCCCAACCACGACAGAATCATTGACAGACAcgcccctcctcccctcccccctctgcctcacccctactccccctctctttctcacccctactccccccctctccaccactcctccccccatcacagagagagagagtccccctATGGCTTCAACCCTCAGCTCCAATCCCCTCACCCTGGACCCCCCCAACCCAACATCTACCCCCTGCAACATCAGCAGCATCCCCACCCCCTGGccgagggggagacagggggacagagaTTACCCCCCCAGAACTACAGGTGTTCGGGAGCAGAGCATAAGTATCGTCGGTGCTTCTCACAGGTAAGAGCTAACTAG